One genomic region from Planctomycetia bacterium encodes:
- a CDS encoding energy transducer TonB, translating into MKRIAPSRYAKSSLATWGWAISTCLHASVGGALVYYGGAWERDRAKSYGSLETISIEVVSRGSQPQVEQEATTARIALTKAADPVPQRQPIERVSDQPSISRSKAPAPVDAAMPPLPAEARQESEELPEIAAQVAEQNLPRQLASIAAPNVLVVAPEFAGTNKNKSARPLANRPPLYPDPAIRERREGNVTLRLTIAADGAVTNVEILHSSTHSILDASAVRAARSWRFEPASESGVAVESVETQEIRFELR; encoded by the coding sequence ATGAAGCGTATTGCCCCATCCCGCTACGCTAAGAGCTCGTTGGCGACATGGGGCTGGGCCATTTCGACATGCCTGCATGCAAGCGTCGGCGGAGCGCTGGTCTATTACGGCGGGGCATGGGAGCGCGATCGCGCCAAGTCGTATGGTTCGCTCGAAACGATCAGCATTGAAGTTGTCTCGCGCGGTTCGCAGCCGCAAGTCGAACAGGAAGCGACTACGGCCAGGATTGCGCTGACGAAGGCCGCGGACCCGGTCCCGCAACGACAGCCGATCGAGCGCGTTTCGGACCAACCGTCGATTTCCCGGTCTAAGGCCCCGGCGCCAGTCGACGCAGCGATGCCCCCGCTGCCCGCGGAAGCGCGACAAGAATCAGAAGAATTGCCCGAGATTGCCGCCCAGGTTGCGGAGCAAAACCTGCCCCGCCAATTGGCTTCCATCGCTGCGCCAAACGTCCTTGTCGTGGCGCCGGAGTTCGCAGGCACAAACAAAAACAAATCGGCCCGTCCCTTGGCCAATCGGCCGCCGCTCTATCCGGATCCCGCGATCCGCGAACGGCGCGAGGGCAACGTGACACTCCGCTTGACCATTGCCGCCGATGGCGCGGTGACGAACGTGGAGATCCTCCACAGCAGCACGCACAGTATTCTCGACGCCTCCGCGGTCCGCGCTGCGCGATCATGGCGTTTCGAGCCGGCAAGCGAGTCAGGCGTGGCGGTGGAATCGGTCGAAACGCAGGAGATTCGTTTCGAGCTGCGTTAG
- a CDS encoding TonB-dependent receptor, whose translation MKLRNWLRCLGCGVMLCGWEGPRAVAQDDASSLEADGEPSTLPPITVTPPDEETSVVDETPASTAPAARSPYDLPYSYPSLSGQLFEDLSGVTRRPTNVFDDPSEVTIINRQQLDERMPQDMFQALEREVGVLMQRTARGQASPFLRGLTGQQLLILVDGIRLNNSTFRTGANQYSNTIDPGQVERIEVMRGPQSTLYGSDALGGAINIVTRSASPFDGNYRGGSFTEYFSTADTGSYSRGNVEGWVQNSGVFAGASYLNLNDLDRGGDLGRQPFTGYDQYAGDVKYNYLLSEDALVTVALQHFEQDDLPRSDRFPPFVFGPPVGAPRPTFFDPQQRDLAYLRLQGVAYSGWCDSYMLTASYARQKEGSREIRSATRTDIGEFEVDTLGVSMVMTKDLDWLGALSYGTDFYHDDVDAFKNRLNPVNGAITPDIAQFPDDSYYDRFGVFTNWNVELTDRLTANTGVRYENIGVSSTPLISIDPPGAPPAVLVPTHISPSYQDWVGNVGLTYALTERWNLVGSISEGFRAPNLDDLVATNTLVQQNGQDIPSISLDPEHSINYEVGMKWDYRKWHSQAFVFWTELEDNILRTPVATGLFQRDNRDSYLNGVEWYGEYLLTPRWSVYGNFAYTYGKDLELDIPLSRIPPMQGIAGLRWRDQQHRSWFDVYTWLVDEQDRLNFQDLTDARIPVGGTPGYQTFNIRAGRTLGRCDNHRVSLTLENIFDQAYRVHGSGVDGPGFNAICGYELHW comes from the coding sequence GTGAAACTACGCAATTGGCTGCGTTGCTTGGGTTGTGGCGTCATGCTCTGCGGCTGGGAGGGCCCACGAGCCGTCGCACAAGACGATGCATCTTCGCTGGAAGCGGACGGCGAACCATCCACGCTGCCCCCCATCACCGTCACGCCGCCGGACGAGGAGACCAGCGTCGTCGACGAAACGCCTGCGTCGACGGCCCCAGCGGCGCGAAGTCCTTACGATCTTCCCTACAGCTATCCCAGCCTGTCGGGTCAGTTGTTCGAGGATCTCAGCGGCGTCACACGGCGGCCGACGAACGTGTTCGACGATCCGAGCGAAGTGACGATCATCAATCGCCAGCAGCTCGACGAACGTATGCCGCAGGACATGTTTCAGGCCCTGGAACGCGAGGTCGGCGTGCTCATGCAACGCACGGCCCGTGGCCAGGCGTCGCCGTTTCTGCGAGGGCTCACCGGCCAGCAACTGCTGATCCTGGTCGACGGAATCCGGCTCAACAACTCGACCTTCCGCACGGGCGCGAATCAATACTCCAACACGATCGATCCGGGCCAGGTGGAACGCATCGAAGTCATGCGCGGACCGCAATCGACCCTGTACGGCTCGGACGCCCTCGGCGGCGCCATCAACATCGTCACGCGGAGCGCAAGTCCTTTCGACGGCAATTACCGCGGCGGCTCGTTCACCGAGTACTTCAGCACGGCGGATACCGGTTCGTACAGCCGCGGCAACGTCGAAGGCTGGGTGCAGAATTCCGGTGTCTTCGCCGGCGCGAGCTACTTGAATCTCAACGATCTCGATCGCGGCGGCGATCTCGGCCGGCAGCCCTTCACGGGTTACGATCAATACGCGGGCGACGTGAAATACAACTACCTGCTCTCCGAGGACGCGCTCGTCACGGTCGCGCTGCAACACTTTGAGCAAGACGACCTCCCGCGCAGCGACCGCTTTCCGCCGTTTGTGTTCGGCCCGCCGGTCGGTGCGCCGCGCCCCACGTTCTTCGATCCACAGCAGCGCGACCTGGCGTACCTGCGGTTGCAGGGCGTCGCGTACAGCGGCTGGTGCGATAGCTACATGCTCACCGCGTCGTATGCGCGGCAGAAGGAAGGTTCTCGCGAGATTCGCAGCGCCACGCGGACCGATATTGGCGAATTCGAAGTCGATACGCTCGGCGTCAGCATGGTGATGACCAAGGATCTGGATTGGCTCGGCGCCTTGTCGTACGGGACCGACTTCTATCACGACGATGTCGACGCCTTCAAGAATCGACTCAACCCCGTGAACGGCGCCATCACGCCAGACATCGCGCAATTCCCGGACGACAGTTACTACGACCGCTTCGGCGTGTTCACGAATTGGAACGTCGAACTCACCGACCGGCTCACCGCGAACACCGGCGTCCGCTACGAGAACATTGGCGTCTCCAGCACGCCGCTCATCTCTATCGATCCGCCCGGCGCGCCTCCCGCGGTGCTGGTGCCGACACACATCTCGCCCAGCTATCAGGATTGGGTCGGCAACGTCGGACTGACTTACGCGTTGACGGAGCGTTGGAACCTGGTCGGTTCCATTTCCGAAGGCTTCCGCGCGCCGAATCTCGACGACTTGGTGGCCACCAACACCTTAGTCCAGCAGAACGGGCAAGACATTCCGAGTATCTCGCTCGATCCGGAACACAGCATCAACTACGAAGTCGGCATGAAATGGGACTACCGCAAATGGCATAGCCAGGCGTTCGTCTTCTGGACCGAACTGGAAGACAATATTCTGCGTACGCCTGTCGCGACCGGGTTGTTCCAACGCGACAATCGAGATTCCTACCTCAATGGTGTTGAGTGGTACGGCGAATACCTGCTGACGCCGCGCTGGAGCGTGTACGGCAACTTCGCCTACACCTACGGCAAAGACCTGGAACTCGACATCCCGCTGAGCCGCATCCCGCCGATGCAAGGCATCGCCGGGCTGCGTTGGCGCGACCAGCAGCATCGCTCTTGGTTCGACGTTTACACGTGGCTCGTCGACGAACAGGACCGGCTCAACTTTCAGGATCTGACCGACGCCCGCATCCCGGTCGGCGGCACGCCTGGCTACCAGACGTTCAACATCCGCGCCGGCCGGACGCTCGGACGCTGCGACAACCACCGCGTGAGCCTCACGCTGGAGAACATTTTCGATCAGGCGTATCGCGTTCACGGCTCAGGCGTCGACGGCCCCGGCTTCAACGCGATCTGCGGCTACGAGCTCCACTGGTAG